In the genome of Nymphaea colorata isolate Beijing-Zhang1983 chromosome 9, ASM883128v2, whole genome shotgun sequence, one region contains:
- the LOC116259934 gene encoding pentatricopeptide repeat-containing protein At2g19280 isoform X1: MPSTGRHPTRRQPETVLPPLLSSSKIWSIGTWRRSENPHSRPEHQARWLERQKESPHGIRSVCTMIHLLVSANMNHAAVSLVSGLIRSYRDHFDCSHVMFDAIDRTRRDKRPYATVYSMFISCFLEVRMINEALDFISRMLLLGLSPSSKACNSVISLLLGLKQFARAWELLAQFGCSNTILVSLFVNSFCDEGDILLASKLLFSMRDYGSKPDVVTYTMLLNALSKRGNVREANALLYKMTETGVTPDIVSVSVVIDGYSKLGRWDKALNVLRKSGFRPDIFVYNSFISTLCRVGCVVEATELFDEMCHVGLSPDCHSYTAIISGYCNIANMSRARKYLCEMLKKGFNQGIVTFTVLIRGYCKARDLEEAEYLLRLMLVDRIQPDIFIYNALIDGHSKNGNMHKAFEWLDCMKKMGVSPDITTYNIIIHGLVRKGFLRESHQIVDELVRRGFCPDQFTYTNIIDGYSRGGNFREAFLIWCYMSEKGIQPDVVTCSALLNGLCKAHRMEEASALFQRLLYAGLKPDRIVYNDLIHGYCNEGNIPEISRLINMMLRERIYPDAMTYRSLVKAFEKNRAEHALEHAATAIKKLLSKNGVCI; encoded by the exons atgcccagtaCTGGTCGGCACCCGACCCGTCGACAACCTGAAACTGTCCTCCCTCCTTTGCTCTCCTCTTCGAAAATTTGGTCTATCGGCACATGGAGGAGAAGTGAAAACCCTCATTCTCGACCGGAGCATCAAGCAAG ATGGTTGGAAAGACAGAAGGAATCTCCACACGGCATACGTTCTGTTTGCACAATGATCCATCTCCTGGTTTCCGCGAACATGAATCATGCAGCAGTGTCTTTGGTTTCAGGGTTGATTAGGTCGTACCGAGACCACTTTGATTGTTCCCATGTGATGTTCGATGCCATTGACCGGACTCGTAGAGATAAGAGACCTTATGCTACTGTATATAGTATGTTCATCAGTTGCTTTTTGGAGGTCAGGATGATCAATGAGGCTCTTGATTTTATTTCTCGAATGCTGCTTTTAGGTCTGTCTCCATCAAGTAAAGCTTGTAATAGTGTAATTTCACTTCTGTTAGGTCTTAAGCAATTTGCACGTGCATGGGAGTTGCTTGCACAGTTTGGTTGTTCAAATACCATTCTGGTATCTCTGTTTGTCAATAGCTTTTGCGATGAAGGggatatattgctggcaagtaagCTTCTTTTCAGTATGCGGGATTATGGAAGTAAACCAGATGTTGTTACTTATACGATGTTGCTTAATGCACTATCGAAGAGGGGAAATGTCAGGGAGGCAAATGCGTTATTGTACAAAATGACAGAAACTGGTGTCACTCCTGATATCGTGTCAGTTTCTGTGGTTATTGATGGCTACTCTAAACTAGGTAGATGGGATAAAGCCttaaatgttttgaggaaatcAGGATTTCGACCtgatatttttgtatataatAGCTTTATATCAACATTATGTAGGGTTGGTTGTGTGGTGGAGGCCACTgagttgtttgatgaaatgtgtCATGTTGGTCTGTCCCCTGATTGTCATAGTTACACAGCAATTATTAGTGGATATTGTAATATAGCTAACATGAGTAGAGCTAGGAAATATCTTTGTgaaatgttgaagaaaggaTTTAACCAAGGTATTGTCACTTTCACGGTGCTGATCAGAGGTTACTGCAAGGCCAGGGATTTGGAGGAAGCTGAATATTTGCTTAGATTAATGCTTGTGGACAGAATACAACcagatatttttatttataatgcCTTGATAGATGGGCACAGCAAGAATGGGAACATGCATAAGGCTTTTGAATGGCTGGATTGTATGAAAAAAATGGGGGTTTCACCAGATATCACAACTTACAATATCATCATTCATGGCCTTGTTAGAAAGGGATTTTTGAGGGAATCACATCAAATTGTTGACGAGCTTGTGAGGAGAGGATTTTGTCCTGACCAGTTTACTTATACCAATATAATTGATGGGTACTCAAGAGGAGGCAATTTTCGAGAAGCTTTCTTGATATGGTGTTACATGAGTGAGAAGGGTATACAACCAGATGTTGTGACATGCAGTGCTCTGCTGAATGGACTGTGCAAGGCACACCGCATGGAAGAAGCAAGTGCATTATTCCAAAGGTTGTTATATGCAGGGCTAAAGCCAGATAGGATTGTTTACAATGATCTCATTCATGGCTATTGTAATGAAGGAAACATACCTGAGATCTCCAGGTTGATAAATATGATGCTAAGAGAAAGGATATATCCAGATGCAATGACGTACAGGTCACTCGTTAAAGCATTTGAGAAGAACAGGGCTGAACATGCTCTAGAACATGCTGCCACAGCTATTAAGAAGTTACTATCAAAAAATGGTGTTTGTATATGA
- the LOC116259934 gene encoding pentatricopeptide repeat-containing protein At2g19280 isoform X2, protein MIHLLVSANMNHAAVSLVSGLIRSYRDHFDCSHVMFDAIDRTRRDKRPYATVYSMFISCFLEVRMINEALDFISRMLLLGLSPSSKACNSVISLLLGLKQFARAWELLAQFGCSNTILVSLFVNSFCDEGDILLASKLLFSMRDYGSKPDVVTYTMLLNALSKRGNVREANALLYKMTETGVTPDIVSVSVVIDGYSKLGRWDKALNVLRKSGFRPDIFVYNSFISTLCRVGCVVEATELFDEMCHVGLSPDCHSYTAIISGYCNIANMSRARKYLCEMLKKGFNQGIVTFTVLIRGYCKARDLEEAEYLLRLMLVDRIQPDIFIYNALIDGHSKNGNMHKAFEWLDCMKKMGVSPDITTYNIIIHGLVRKGFLRESHQIVDELVRRGFCPDQFTYTNIIDGYSRGGNFREAFLIWCYMSEKGIQPDVVTCSALLNGLCKAHRMEEASALFQRLLYAGLKPDRIVYNDLIHGYCNEGNIPEISRLINMMLRERIYPDAMTYRSLVKAFEKNRAEHALEHAATAIKKLLSKNGVCI, encoded by the coding sequence ATGATCCATCTCCTGGTTTCCGCGAACATGAATCATGCAGCAGTGTCTTTGGTTTCAGGGTTGATTAGGTCGTACCGAGACCACTTTGATTGTTCCCATGTGATGTTCGATGCCATTGACCGGACTCGTAGAGATAAGAGACCTTATGCTACTGTATATAGTATGTTCATCAGTTGCTTTTTGGAGGTCAGGATGATCAATGAGGCTCTTGATTTTATTTCTCGAATGCTGCTTTTAGGTCTGTCTCCATCAAGTAAAGCTTGTAATAGTGTAATTTCACTTCTGTTAGGTCTTAAGCAATTTGCACGTGCATGGGAGTTGCTTGCACAGTTTGGTTGTTCAAATACCATTCTGGTATCTCTGTTTGTCAATAGCTTTTGCGATGAAGGggatatattgctggcaagtaagCTTCTTTTCAGTATGCGGGATTATGGAAGTAAACCAGATGTTGTTACTTATACGATGTTGCTTAATGCACTATCGAAGAGGGGAAATGTCAGGGAGGCAAATGCGTTATTGTACAAAATGACAGAAACTGGTGTCACTCCTGATATCGTGTCAGTTTCTGTGGTTATTGATGGCTACTCTAAACTAGGTAGATGGGATAAAGCCttaaatgttttgaggaaatcAGGATTTCGACCtgatatttttgtatataatAGCTTTATATCAACATTATGTAGGGTTGGTTGTGTGGTGGAGGCCACTgagttgtttgatgaaatgtgtCATGTTGGTCTGTCCCCTGATTGTCATAGTTACACAGCAATTATTAGTGGATATTGTAATATAGCTAACATGAGTAGAGCTAGGAAATATCTTTGTgaaatgttgaagaaaggaTTTAACCAAGGTATTGTCACTTTCACGGTGCTGATCAGAGGTTACTGCAAGGCCAGGGATTTGGAGGAAGCTGAATATTTGCTTAGATTAATGCTTGTGGACAGAATACAACcagatatttttatttataatgcCTTGATAGATGGGCACAGCAAGAATGGGAACATGCATAAGGCTTTTGAATGGCTGGATTGTATGAAAAAAATGGGGGTTTCACCAGATATCACAACTTACAATATCATCATTCATGGCCTTGTTAGAAAGGGATTTTTGAGGGAATCACATCAAATTGTTGACGAGCTTGTGAGGAGAGGATTTTGTCCTGACCAGTTTACTTATACCAATATAATTGATGGGTACTCAAGAGGAGGCAATTTTCGAGAAGCTTTCTTGATATGGTGTTACATGAGTGAGAAGGGTATACAACCAGATGTTGTGACATGCAGTGCTCTGCTGAATGGACTGTGCAAGGCACACCGCATGGAAGAAGCAAGTGCATTATTCCAAAGGTTGTTATATGCAGGGCTAAAGCCAGATAGGATTGTTTACAATGATCTCATTCATGGCTATTGTAATGAAGGAAACATACCTGAGATCTCCAGGTTGATAAATATGATGCTAAGAGAAAGGATATATCCAGATGCAATGACGTACAGGTCACTCGTTAAAGCATTTGAGAAGAACAGGGCTGAACATGCTCTAGAACATGCTGCCACAGCTATTAAGAAGTTACTATCAAAAAATGGTGTTTGTATATGA